Proteins found in one Nocardia brasiliensis ATCC 700358 genomic segment:
- a CDS encoding VOC family protein encodes MTAVAAPTLVTGHIGLNVADLARSVDFYRSALGFEQVAASTGDDRKWAFLGIDGKVMVTLWEQSTGEFGTETPGLHHLSFQVDTMDQVRAVEAVLRERSVSFAHDGVVAHSEGASSGGIFFTDPDGIRLEVYAPAGAECAPAPAGSAPTCGFF; translated from the coding sequence ATGACCGCAGTCGCCGCGCCCACGCTCGTCACCGGGCACATCGGGCTCAACGTCGCCGATCTGGCGCGTTCGGTCGACTTCTACCGCAGTGCACTGGGTTTCGAGCAGGTGGCCGCGAGCACCGGCGACGACCGCAAGTGGGCGTTCCTGGGTATCGACGGCAAGGTGATGGTGACCCTGTGGGAACAGAGCACCGGTGAGTTCGGCACCGAAACGCCCGGACTGCATCATCTTTCGTTCCAGGTGGACACCATGGACCAGGTGCGGGCGGTCGAGGCGGTGCTGCGCGAGCGGTCGGTGTCGTTCGCGCACGACGGCGTCGTCGCGCACAGCGAGGGCGCGAGCTCAGGCGGCATCTTCTTCACCGACCCCGACGGCATCCGGCTCGAGGTCTACGCGCCCGCCGGCGCCGAATGCGCGCCCGCGCCCGCCGGTTCCGCGCCCACCTGTGGATTCTTCTGA